A single region of the Hippopotamus amphibius kiboko isolate mHipAmp2 chromosome 6, mHipAmp2.hap2, whole genome shotgun sequence genome encodes:
- the MAGEF1 gene encoding melanoma-associated antigen F1, with product MLQKPESGGLPIPQAEGEMDGGHDGETQALAASRKVAPSPLLQESPEEDLGAVREQGAAEPSLAPKGARALAAKTLTRRRACRRLDRTVAELVQFLLVKDKKKRPITRSEMVKYVVRDLKDLFPEIIARAAEHLRYVFGFELKQLDRKHHTYILINRLKPLGEEEEDLGGDGPRLGLLMMILGLIYMKGNSAREAQVWEMLRRLGVRPSKYHFLFGYPKRLIMEDFVQLRYLNYRRVPHTNPPECEFSWGPRSNLETSKMKVLGFVAKLHKKEPQHWPVQYREALADEADRARAEASVRDRASARAGIYS from the coding sequence ATGTTGCAGAAGCCCGAGAGCGGGGGTCTCCCCATCCCTCAGGCGGAGGGGGAAATGGACGGTGGCCATGACGGCGAGACCCAGGCCCTGGCCGCCTCGCGGAAGGTGGCCCCGAGCCCCCTCCTGCAAGAGAGCCCCGAGGAGGACCTTGGCGCTGTAAGGGAGCAGGGGGCTGCGGAGCCCTCCCTCGCCCCGAAAGGTGCGAGGGCTTTGGCAGCCAAAACCTTGACCCGGCGCAGGGCCTGCCGCCGTCTGGATCGGACGGTGGCCGAGTTGGTGCAGTTTCTGCTGGTGAAGGACAAGAAGAAGAGGCCCATCACTCGCTCCGAGATGGTGAAATACGTTGTCCGAGACTTAAAGGATCTGTTCCCCGAGATCATCGCAAGGGCCGCAGAGCATCTGCGGTATGTCTTTGGTTTCGAGCTGAAACAGCTTGACCGCAAGCACCACACTTACATCCTGATCAACAGACTAAAACCtcttggagaggaggaggaggatctgGGAGGAGATGGCCCCAGATTGGGTCTCTTAATGATGATCTTGGGCCTTATCTACATGAAAGGTAATAGCGCCAGGGAGGCACAGGTCTGGGAGATGCTGCGTCGGTTGGGGGTGCGTCCCTCAAAGTATCACTTCCTCTTTGGGTACCCGAAGAGGCTTATTATGGAAGATTTCGTGCAGCTGAGATACCTCAATTACAGGCGTGTGCCTCACACCAATCCACCGGAATGTGAATTCTCTTGGGGTCCCCGAAGCAACCTGGAAACCAGCAAGATGAAAGTTCTGGGGTTCGTGGCCAAGCTCCATAAGAAAGAACCCCAACACTGGCCAGTGCAGTACCGTGAGGCCCTGGCAGACGAGGCTGACAGGGCCAGAGCTGAGGCCAGTGTGAGGGATAGGGCCAGTGCTAGGGCCGGCATCTACTCCTAG